In Streptomyces nojiriensis, one genomic interval encodes:
- a CDS encoding HAD family hydrolase, producing the protein MPLLLLDLDNTLIDRDAAFRGAVGAFLAEHRLPDMDLTWVMTMDASGYTAREEVAEAMTDRYSGTVPLEAIHALLDRGAADRVALTDSSREALESARADGWTCVIVTNGRAVQQEAKIRRAGLDRLVHGWVISEAVGRKKPEPEIFHAAADAVGVPLIGAWVIGDSPHADIAGANALGLRSVWVSNGQLWAQDSYHPTHVVEDVAMAINYVIAAPR; encoded by the coding sequence ATGCCGTTGCTGTTGCTGGATCTCGACAACACCCTGATCGACCGCGACGCGGCCTTCCGCGGCGCCGTCGGCGCGTTTCTCGCCGAGCATCGCCTGCCCGACATGGACCTCACGTGGGTCATGACCATGGACGCCAGCGGCTATACAGCCCGCGAAGAGGTCGCGGAGGCCATGACGGACCGATACAGCGGCACTGTGCCCCTCGAGGCCATCCACGCACTGCTTGACCGTGGTGCCGCCGATCGTGTCGCGCTGACGGACTCCTCCCGCGAGGCTCTGGAAAGCGCCCGGGCTGACGGCTGGACCTGCGTGATCGTCACCAACGGCCGCGCCGTCCAGCAGGAAGCCAAGATCCGCCGTGCCGGACTTGACCGGCTCGTCCATGGCTGGGTGATCTCCGAGGCGGTCGGCCGCAAGAAGCCCGAACCGGAGATCTTCCATGCTGCCGCGGATGCCGTCGGAGTGCCCCTCATCGGCGCATGGGTCATCGGTGATTCGCCGCATGCCGACATCGCCGGCGCGAACGCACTCGGGCTTCGAAGCGTGTGGGTGTCGAACGGGCAGCTGTGGGCTCAGGACTCCTATCACCCCACCCATGTCGTAGAGGACGTCGCCATGGCGATCAACTACGTCATCGCTGCGCCGAGGTAA
- a CDS encoding DUF4097 family beta strand repeat-containing protein, with amino-acid sequence MQKFATTAPIATVLDVPAGLIRFIAADRADTTVEILPADASKDRDVKAAAQTTAAYADGVLRIAAAPAKNRILDHPGSVEITVQLPAGSRVEAKTAAAELHTTGRLGDVTFESAQGTVTLDETASAHLTLMAGDVTIGRLGGPARITTQKGDLQIAEAQHGTVELTTQAGDITIGAARGVSATLDAGTAHGRIHNTLTNTDGATAGLNIRATTSYGDITARSI; translated from the coding sequence ATGCAGAAGTTCGCCACCACCGCCCCGATCGCCACCGTCCTGGACGTCCCCGCCGGGCTCATCCGGTTCATCGCCGCCGACCGGGCCGACACCACCGTCGAGATCCTCCCCGCCGACGCCTCCAAGGACCGCGACGTCAAGGCCGCCGCACAGACCACCGCCGCATACGCGGACGGAGTACTGCGGATCGCGGCCGCACCCGCGAAGAACCGGATCCTCGACCACCCGGGATCCGTCGAGATCACCGTCCAACTGCCCGCCGGCTCCCGCGTCGAGGCCAAGACCGCCGCCGCCGAGCTCCACACCACCGGACGCCTCGGCGACGTCACCTTCGAAAGCGCCCAGGGCACCGTCACGCTCGACGAGACCGCGAGCGCCCACCTCACCCTCATGGCCGGCGACGTCACCATCGGACGCCTCGGCGGCCCCGCCCGGATCACCACCCAGAAGGGCGACCTCCAGATCGCCGAGGCCCAGCACGGCACCGTCGAACTCACCACCCAGGCCGGCGACATCACCATCGGCGCCGCCCGCGGCGTCTCCGCCACCCTCGACGCCGGCACCGCCCACGGCCGCATCCACAACACCCTCACCAACACCGACGGCGCCACCGCCGGCCTCAACATCCGCGCCACCACCTCCTACGGCGACATCACCGCCCGCAGCATCTGA
- a CDS encoding VOC family protein, which produces MATRLVQINMKALDDSALGRFWAEALGWGVDSEAPGVTNLEPVGFTYPDPAAVCIDIITRPEPKTVKNRVHLDLATTSTAHQAELVARLQDLGATLADVGQGDVPWTVMADPEGNEFCVLEPRPVYQDTGPIAAVVVDCTDPRAMARFWGEAMDWTLHEVTDDQATMRSAKGVGPYLEFLRTPDTKSVWNRVHLDIAPYTGDDLEVEEARLRALGATDPGIDQSAISWKILADPESNEFCLLSPR; this is translated from the coding sequence ATGGCAACACGACTTGTGCAGATCAACATGAAGGCCTTGGACGACTCCGCGCTCGGCCGGTTCTGGGCGGAGGCACTCGGGTGGGGCGTCGACAGCGAGGCGCCCGGCGTGACGAACCTCGAACCCGTCGGCTTCACCTACCCCGACCCCGCGGCCGTCTGCATCGACATCATCACCCGCCCGGAACCCAAAACGGTCAAGAACCGGGTACACCTCGACCTGGCCACCACGTCGACCGCGCATCAGGCCGAGTTGGTCGCGCGCCTGCAGGATCTGGGCGCGACGCTCGCCGATGTGGGTCAGGGCGACGTCCCCTGGACGGTCATGGCCGATCCGGAGGGCAACGAGTTCTGCGTCCTGGAACCCCGCCCGGTCTACCAGGACACCGGGCCGATCGCCGCGGTGGTGGTCGATTGCACCGACCCGCGAGCGATGGCCCGGTTCTGGGGCGAGGCGATGGACTGGACGCTCCACGAGGTCACCGACGACCAGGCGACCATGCGTTCCGCCAAAGGCGTCGGCCCCTACCTGGAGTTCCTCCGCACCCCCGATACCAAGAGCGTATGGAATCGCGTCCACCTCGACATCGCCCCCTACACCGGTGACGACCTGGAAGTGGAGGAAGCCCGACTGCGCGCCCTGGGCGCCACCGACCCCGGGATCGACCAGTCCGCCATCTCCTGGAAGATCCTGGCCGACCCGGAGAGCAACGAGTTCTGCCTCCTCAGCCCTCGCTGA